TTATGCATGATGTGGTTTTTGTGCGATTCAACGGTTCGGATGCTGATGAACAATTTGTCGCTTATTTCCTGGTTGGTAAAGCCCTCGGCAACCATTTTCAAAATCTCAGCTTCCCTCGGCGACAATACATTGGTTTCTTCTTCCCCGGGTTCTTCCTGGTTCTGAGCCTTACGAATGTAACTTTTAAGGATTGTATTTGAAATTGAATCGTTGAAGTAGATTTCTCCTGCAATCAGGCTGTTGATGGCATCAATAAGTTCTTTTCGGGTTGTGTTTTTAGGCAGGTAACCCCTGGCTCCCGCCTTGATGGCATTGAAAATGAAATCCTCACCGGTATGCATTGAAAGAATTAGCACTTTGATTTCCGGATACTGCTCGCTGAGGATTTTGGTTATTTCGATGCCAGACATTTTGGGCAGGGAAATATCGAGGATAACAAGGTCCGGGTTCAGATAGGGCAGCTTTTCCAAAAGTTCTCTGCCATCAGCAGCTTCACCGGCGAGAAAATACTCCTCATGGCCCACAAGTAGCGCCTTTATTCCGTCGCGTACGATCGGGTGGTCATCAACAAGAACAATTCGTGTTTTCGACATTTCTTTCAGTTCAGAGGTAAATGAATACTGATGGTAGTTCCTTTTTCGGAGGCTGTTTTTACATCCATAGTTCCCCGGAGGAGGTTCACACGTTCACGCATATTATATAGGCCGTTGCCCTTGCCTTTGCATTCTTTTTCCTGGTCAATTCCACGGCCATTGTCTTCAATCACCAGTTGCACCGATCCGGCTTCTTTCAGCAGACTTACCTTCACCTGGCTGGCTTTTGCATGCTTTACCACATTATTCAGCGCTTCCTGTGCGATCCGGTAAAGATAGGTTTTGGTTTTTCGGTTCATGGTCACGGGGATTCCATTGCTGTTGAACCGCACACTCATTTGGTTCTGAACCGAAATTTCTTCGCAATGGTTGCGAAGTGCATTTTCAAGTCCAAATTCATGCAGAGCCGCCGGCATCAGGTTGTTGCTGATGCGACGCACTTCGTCAATGATCATATTGAATGATTGCCGCAGATTGCTCAGCATTTCCTCAGCTTTAGGATCAGAATCAAAATCCAGGCTTTCGAGGCGAAGTTTGATTGCGATGAGCGATTGCCCAAGGCCATCGTGCAATTCCCGTGAAAGACGCTGCCTCTCAATTTCCTGCCCATCCAGCACAGAACGTATTCGCTGCTGTTTTTCATTCTTTAATGCATCGGAATTTTGTTGAAGCTGCCTTGCCATGCGGTTAAATGCAAGGGTGAGTTTTCCAATCTCATCGCTTGATTCTGGCATAACCCGTGTATTGAATTTTCCTGAACCAATTTCATCGGTGGCTTTCATCAGGTTGACGATGGGCCGGGTCAGCATCTTCGAAAACAAAGTGATAAGTATGAGTACAAAGATGCCTGTGCCGGCAGAAACCAGCAAAATATTATTTCTGATCCGGTAAACAGGAATGGTGGCTTCTTTCAGGTCAATTTCAGCACAGATTACCCATTCCAGATCAGGAATATTCAACTTGCTGAAGGAAGAGAGAACTTCCACGCCACGGTAATCGGTAATTACTTTGGTTCCATGATCGCCAGCCATAGCCAGTTGTGTGGCTTCGGTGTTAACAATCGTGTTCGGCGCTTGCTGATTTTGAAAACGAGAAGGAGTGCGCATAAGCAGATCAGAACCTACGAGGAAGGTTTCGCCGGTTTTTCCAAGTCCCTGCAAGCCCGATTTATCAAACATCAGTTTGTCAATGGCCGGATTTGCGATCTCCATCAGCAATGCAGCCTGAATTTCACCTTGGTTGAAAACCGGTGCTGAAATAATCAGCCGTCGTGTTTCAGTTAATGGTTGCTGCAAATCCCTGATCAACCCATTGCGGTTCTGACTGGTTTGAATGTAAATTTCTTCAAGAAATTGTATGTTTTCTATGAGATCATTTACCTGGTCTTGATTATATAGCTGCACATAAGTTCCGTCAGGCAAAACCAGTATCAGCTTCTGGCAGTATGCACCATCGTCGAGGTATTCCTGCAGGTTCAGATGTATTTGAGGAAATAGGTCTCCAGAGCTTTTGTGCATTTCATTTTCCGGAAAGGTTTTGGTTGTTTCTTGCAACAAGGTATTTGTCGTCTGCCGGAGGATATTGTTGGATGCGAACATAGTTGTTTCGCGCAGACGATCGTTGAAAAACTGCTCTACCTGTCGCTGCTTGATGGTTCGCACCGAAGTAAGCTGCTCAAATGTACGGGTCATGATGGAGCTTTTTGCAGTGTAAAATGAATAACTGCCTACGATAGCGATAGCGCCTGTGCAGGCCAACAGTATGACCAGAATCAGCTTTCCGGAAAAACTTAGCTTTGTCATGCAGAAGAAATGTGGGTCAAAAATAAGCTTTTTTACCCAGCGCTTGTTATATGGTTTGCTTGTTGATTCTGGAAAACCTATATGCTTGAACCTATGAAAACTATTGACGAAGTACTGCTGAAAATGGATGAGATTGTTGAAGATTGCAAAAAGCGTTCTTCAAGATTGGGATATTTTGCTGTTTTGTACCGGATGGTAACACGCCGGATCAAAAAAGGCATTGACCGCAAGGAATTTGAAGACAACGCCCGGATGGAATTACTTGACATTCTTTTTGCCAAACGTTTTTTAGATGCTTATGATTTATACAATAACAAGCAAATTCCGACACAGTGCTGGCATGTTGCTTTCAAGGCAGCGGAAGAATCACGACTGCTTGTAATGCATCATTTGCTTCTTGGCATCAATGCGCATATAAACCTTGATCTTGGCATTGCCGCTGTGGAAACCATGCAAGGCAAGCCGCTTGCCGGAATAGAGAATGATTTTAATAAGATCAACGCGATTCTTGCCGAAATGGTTGAAGGGGTGAAAACGAACATTTCCGGAATTTCACTCATTTTTGGTCTTGCCTTGTTGCTTGCAAACAAGAAAGATGAAATCCTTGTAAGTTTCAGCATAAACATTGCCCGGCAGGGCGCCTGGGATTTTGCAAGCCGCTACGCAATAGATACCGATCGGGAATCGGCTTTAAAACAGCGTGATGTAGCAATAGCCAAAATCGCGCAAAGACTGGGTTATCCCGGCTGGCGGATGCGGCGGATCATTGATATTGTAAGACTGGGGGAGTTTCAATCAGTGGCTGAAGTGATTGAGCTATTGGACGTATTGACGGCAAAAACCTCCAAATTGCAGCAGAAAGGCTAAGTTCTAAAAATCAATCTTGAGTTCAAATCGAAAAGTAAACTTATGCGGCTAAAGCCGGACAAACTGTTGAAATCAAAATTGCCGTTGGCTTAAGCCAACGGCAATTGGGAAGCCTAAATATCAAGGCTTTAGCCTCATTAAATTTTATACTTTAACTGACCCAAAACTTACCGCAGACTATTTCTGTTTTAGGAATAATTACTGGTAGATATACATTTGCTTAATTGCTTAAGGAATATTCAAATAAATTAATAGTAATATTATACTCTATGCTTGCTTTTATCCAACCATATTTTGTTTCAGTACCATTTCTTATTCTGTAACACAAATACTTTTCCCCTTCATCGTTCCAGAAACCTAATCTGTGGTGGAGGTAAAAATCAGAGTCATATGAAAACCCTTGAGAATAACCAGTAAAGTTTCCATTAGTTACCCAAACATGGTTTTCCTCAGAGATATCCAAAGTGTCTCCATAGTTGAACATTCTTACAAAATATACCTCCCGCATATAGTATAAGCTATCATTATCGCTAAAACTTTCAAACCCTGAAAAGGTATTCCATTTAACTTTGGGATGGTTTATTAAAGGATTTTGATTATTATAAGTCAAAAATAAAGAGTCCTGAATTACTTCAACCAGTATTTCGACGGAATCATTAAGTGATGCAATTGCACAATTGCTAGTGTTTGCCCATTTCTGTCCGTAAGAACTAAAATTAAGATCATGTACGCCGTTATTATTTACATCAACACTATCATAAACATAACCGCCATTTGCCCATGATGCTATTTGCATTTTTGGATTGAAGGTGACAATATCCATAAAACTTGCTTCTGAATTTCCGAATACAACATAATTTGTATTTGGGTGTATCTGGTCTTTTTTGCATGAAAAGAATAAAACCATGATAAGGAAAGAAAAGATGCTAAGAGTATGTCTCATTATTAAGTTTCTTAAGTATTATGACAATTCAAAAGCCATTTACCCTTATTTGGATCCCCAAAAAAAAGCAGGCCACCACAGCCTGCTTTCATAGTGCAACCAAACCATCAACGGTGTGCAACCGTTAAAAAACTAATCAATAAACGTATGAGAAAAATAAAAATCCAAGTACTGCTGCGCTTAGCAAAATCAGCATGGAGATTAAACCTGCCTTTAGTAAGTTTGTTAACCTGCTGTATACATGATCTGGAATGTTGTTCATTATTCTGAACTCCGAAGATGCCTTCACTTTATCATTGGCTCCGGTCAATATAACGTTGGCTTCATGAGGAAAATCATTCACCGTACACTCGGGTTTCAACGACAATGAATTGCTGATATTCGACATCCTGTATTCCTGAACAATCTCATGGGTATCGAAAGGGATGTCATTGGCATCTTTTTCGGGTGACAGGGTTGTGAATGATGATGAATTATCGTTCAGGTTCATTTGTTGAATAAGCCTGGTATCAAAAGGAATATCATTCACATTTGCATCGGGACTCAATTCAACTCCATCCATAGCTTTGTCAAAAAAGTAATCTATGGCAATTTCATGTGTGTCGAAAGGAATGTCATTTACGCTTTTTTCAGCGCCTGGAACCGGAAAGTTAAAAGTAGAATGATCCTTTGCATTTAATGTTGAGCTCATGACAAGAAGCACCATGAGTAGGATGCTGATTTTTGTCCTGATCAAAAGTTTGGTATGTGTGAAAGTTTTCATGGCTTAGAGAATTATTGGATTATTTGGGCTTTGTATGTTATTTCTAAAAGTGTGCCAAACTTATAACATTTTCTTAATGAAGAAGTTGTAGTTTAGTTTTGAATATTTGAGGCTTAAAAGTGTTCATTTCAGAAAAACGATTGTTCGGTTCCGAACGTTTTAGCACATCGTTAACATTTTGTTTATGGCTATATGACGCCAGTGGTCAATAATTGTTACATTTGAAGGCTGTTAGACTGTTAAATTTTTGTTAATTTGAGTCCGTTTAACAAAATTTAACCGTGAACATTGTGTTAATCTGCAGCGTTAACTAAATATTGAATTAAAAGATAAAATCAGATATGGCTAAGATAGGCTTGTTTTATGGCGGCAGCAACAAGGGCAGTACCCACAAGGTTGCTTTATTGATTAAAGATGCATTGGGCAAATCAAATGTAGATATTCGCAACATCGCGGATGTAGAACCCGAAGACATTGAAAAATATGATTTTCTGATCCTGGGCACTTCTGCCTGGGGCATTGGCGATATGCACCGCGACTGGGAAGCTTTTATTGATGAGCTCACAGAAATTAATTTTGAAGGCAAGAAGGTGGCCCTTTTCGGCCTTGGCGATCAGAAATTATATCCGGAGAGTTTCGCTGACGGCATGGGAACCATCTATTGCCGCCTGCCCGATAAAAAAATAGTGGTCGGATTATGGCCAACAAAAGGTTATGAGTTTTATTTTTCCTCAGCCGAAAAAGACGGCGAATTTGTTGGCCTCGCCATTGACGACGACACCCAACCCGAACTCACCGAAGAACGCATAAAGAAATGGACTGCGATCCTAAAAAAGGAATTTTCACTGAAATAAACCATTATGCACATTTTCAAAACTATCATCGCAGTTTGTTTAATTGCGAACCTTGGTCTCAAAGCCCAGCACAATCCTTTTCTTCCCGAGCATACGCTGCAACATATTATGTACCTCAGCAGTGATGAACTTGCCGGCAGATATGCAGGAACCGAAGGCGATGAACTTGCTGCGTCGTACATCCGCGACCGTTTTTCCGTTTACGGAATGGAACTAATGTTCAGCAATGGTTATCAGTCATTTGACGTGATTACAGGAGTTGAATTAAGAGAAGGCAATAGTTTCACAACAAAGAATTTTGAAGCCGTTATTGAACAAGACTATATCCCGCTATCCTTCTCAGCCAACGCAGAAGCAACAGGTCAGGTTGTCTTTGCTGGCTACGGTATCGTGATGCCAGGTGGCTGGAACGATTTTTCAAACATTGATGCAACTGGCAAATGGGTGCTGGCTATGATTGACGATCCCGAACCGGAAAATCCTCAAAGCGAATTTATAGCCTACGCATCCGATCGCATGAAAGCCATCAATGCCCGCGATCATGGCGCTGCCGGCTTATTGCTTGTCAAAGGCCCTTCAGTTGAAAAAGAGGACAAACTCATGCCGGCTTATTACGACAAAACCGCTTCCGACGCCGGAATACCAGTTATCAACATCACACGCAAACTTGCCAACCACCTGATCACCGGTAGGGGTTTTAACATCGAAGACCTCGAAAAGGAACTGCAATCTTCAAAACAACCTTTTTCATTTGATGCATACACCGATGTAACTGCCAATGTGAGCCTTGGCTACAAAACAGTAAGCACACAAAATGTGGTAGCGATGCTGCCGGGCAAACATCCGCAGCTTAAAAACGAATATATTGTGATCGGTGCGCATTACGATCACCTGGGCATGGGCGGAACCGGTTCCGGTTCAAGAATGCCAGACTCCATTGCAGTTCATTATGGTGCTGATGACAATGCTTCCGGAGTTGCTGCATTGCTGGAGGTTGCCTCTAGGTTCGCGGCTGATAATACGGATTTTATCCGCAGTGTGATATTTGTGGCTTTCGGGGCAGAGGAAATGGGATTGGTGGGTTCGAAGTATTTTGTTGAAAATGCCCCTGTTCCTGCGAACCAGATCAAAGCCATGATCAACCTTGACATGATTGGGCGGCTGAAAGATGAAAACGTGCTTACCGTTGGTGGAACCGGAACCGCAGCAGAATTTGATGAAATCCTTTCTAAACTGGAAGCTGGACTTCCCTTCACGCTCAACCGTCAGCCGGATGGTTACGGTCCTTCTGATCACGCGGCATTTTATGCTTCTTCAATACCGGTTTTATTTGTTACAACTGGTCCACACGAAGATTACCATACACCGCTTGATACCTGGGATCGCTTAAACACTTCGGGTTTGGTTGCAATCCAGGAATTTGTTTTTGATATTGCCAGCCACATTGCCAATATGGATGAAGCCCTGACTTTTACCGAAAGCGG
The Bacteroidales bacterium genome window above contains:
- a CDS encoding M20/M25/M40 family metallo-hydrolase, encoding MHIFKTIIAVCLIANLGLKAQHNPFLPEHTLQHIMYLSSDELAGRYAGTEGDELAASYIRDRFSVYGMELMFSNGYQSFDVITGVELREGNSFTTKNFEAVIEQDYIPLSFSANAEATGQVVFAGYGIVMPGGWNDFSNIDATGKWVLAMIDDPEPENPQSEFIAYASDRMKAINARDHGAAGLLLVKGPSVEKEDKLMPAYYDKTASDAGIPVINITRKLANHLITGRGFNIEDLEKELQSSKQPFSFDAYTDVTANVSLGYKTVSTQNVVAMLPGKHPQLKNEYIVIGAHYDHLGMGGTGSGSRMPDSIAVHYGADDNASGVAALLEVASRFAADNTDFIRSVIFVAFGAEEMGLVGSKYFVENAPVPANQIKAMINLDMIGRLKDENVLTVGGTGTAAEFDEILSKLEAGLPFTLNRQPDGYGPSDHAAFYASSIPVLFVTTGPHEDYHTPLDTWDRLNTSGLVAIQEFVFDIASHIANMDEALTFTESGAMARRGHGRGYKITLGIIPDVASSKNGLGVDGVRNGGPAARAGILKGDVIIGMNGSPVGNIYEYMARLNALTAGETVVVEVMRDGKKEVLLVQL
- a CDS encoding response regulator transcription factor, which encodes MSKTRIVLVDDHPIVRDGIKALLVGHEEYFLAGEAADGRELLEKLPYLNPDLVILDISLPKMSGIEITKILSEQYPEIKVLILSMHTGEDFIFNAIKAGARGYLPKNTTRKELIDAINSLIAGEIYFNDSISNTILKSYIRKAQNQEEPGEEETNVLSPREAEILKMVAEGFTNQEISDKLFISIRTVESHKNHIMHKLKLRTTVDLVKFAIRKGIIEI
- a CDS encoding flavodoxin, which codes for MAKIGLFYGGSNKGSTHKVALLIKDALGKSNVDIRNIADVEPEDIEKYDFLILGTSAWGIGDMHRDWEAFIDELTEINFEGKKVALFGLGDQKLYPESFADGMGTIYCRLPDKKIVVGLWPTKGYEFYFSSAEKDGEFVGLAIDDDTQPELTEERIKKWTAILKKEFSLK
- a CDS encoding HAMP domain-containing protein, whose product is MTKLSFSGKLILVILLACTGAIAIVGSYSFYTAKSSIMTRTFEQLTSVRTIKQRQVEQFFNDRLRETTMFASNNILRQTTNTLLQETTKTFPENEMHKSSGDLFPQIHLNLQEYLDDGAYCQKLILVLPDGTYVQLYNQDQVNDLIENIQFLEEIYIQTSQNRNGLIRDLQQPLTETRRLIISAPVFNQGEIQAALLMEIANPAIDKLMFDKSGLQGLGKTGETFLVGSDLLMRTPSRFQNQQAPNTIVNTEATQLAMAGDHGTKVITDYRGVEVLSSFSKLNIPDLEWVICAEIDLKEATIPVYRIRNNILLVSAGTGIFVLILITLFSKMLTRPIVNLMKATDEIGSGKFNTRVMPESSDEIGKLTLAFNRMARQLQQNSDALKNEKQQRIRSVLDGQEIERQRLSRELHDGLGQSLIAIKLRLESLDFDSDPKAEEMLSNLRQSFNMIIDEVRRISNNLMPAALHEFGLENALRNHCEEISVQNQMSVRFNSNGIPVTMNRKTKTYLYRIAQEALNNVVKHAKASQVKVSLLKEAGSVQLVIEDNGRGIDQEKECKGKGNGLYNMRERVNLLRGTMDVKTASEKGTTISIHLPLN